In one window of Desulfonatronospira thiodismutans ASO3-1 DNA:
- a CDS encoding NADH-quinone oxidoreductase subunit J family protein, giving the protein MENLEYERLAWAVLFGHIAIIVVGGFMTVLSQSLVRALVGLIMTLFGVAGLFFLMAAPFIALMQILIYVGAVSVLIFFAIMLTNAWPGGDETGRSPGRKYVYAGLAGLVPAVMLATAAIRSAPPSFLVPEETEISVLGRFFLEDFILPFELISLLLTIAMAGAVILAFEMRRKK; this is encoded by the coding sequence ATGGAAAATCTGGAATACGAAAGACTGGCATGGGCGGTGCTATTCGGGCATATCGCCATAATTGTCGTCGGCGGGTTTATGACGGTGCTGTCCCAGAGTCTGGTCCGGGCGCTTGTTGGGCTGATAATGACCCTCTTCGGCGTGGCCGGGCTGTTTTTTCTCATGGCAGCTCCCTTCATCGCCCTGATGCAGATACTTATCTACGTAGGAGCCGTCAGCGTACTTATCTTTTTTGCCATAATGCTTACAAATGCCTGGCCCGGAGGCGACGAGACCGGCAGGAGCCCTGGAAGGAAGTATGTTTACGCCGGACTCGCCGGACTGGTGCCTGCAGTGATGCTGGCAACCGCTGCCATACGTTCGGCCCCGCCTTCCTTCCTTGTACCTGAAGAGACGGAAATAAGCGTATTGGGACGATTTTTCCTGGAGGATTTCATTCTGCCCTTTGAGCTTATTTCGTTGCTTCTGACCATTGCCATGGCCGGAGCAGTGATCCTGGCATTTGAAATGAGGAGGAAAAAATGA
- a CDS encoding precorrin-8X methylmutase: MLPQEIEQKSMEIIASEAGGHSFSAGQWAVVSRMIHTSADFEYMQSIRFHPLAVESGVEAIKSGRTIVTDTNMVLAGLRKKDLAGMGCRAVCYMDDPDAARLAREKGTTRAEAAVDMALDDMQGGIYVVGNAPTALLRLILLIREGKARPGLVVGLPVGFVNAAESKAELAGLDIPFITNLGRKGGSNVAAAVVNSLVIMAGSK; this comes from the coding sequence ATGCTTCCTCAGGAAATTGAACAAAAGAGCATGGAGATCATAGCCTCAGAAGCTGGAGGACATTCCTTTTCTGCAGGTCAGTGGGCCGTGGTGTCCAGGATGATTCATACCAGCGCTGATTTTGAGTATATGCAAAGTATCCGCTTTCACCCCCTGGCTGTGGAGTCAGGAGTGGAAGCCATCAAGTCCGGCAGGACCATTGTCACTGACACCAACATGGTCCTGGCCGGGCTGCGCAAAAAGGACCTGGCCGGGATGGGGTGCAGGGCCGTTTGCTACATGGATGATCCGGATGCTGCCCGCCTGGCCCGGGAAAAAGGAACGACCAGGGCCGAGGCTGCAGTGGACATGGCCCTGGATGACATGCAGGGGGGGATTTACGTGGTGGGCAACGCCCCCACTGCGCTTTTGCGCCTGATTTTGCTGATCCGTGAAGGCAAGGCAAGGCCGGGACTGGTGGTGGGGCTGCCTGTGGGTTTTGTCAATGCAGCCGAGTCCAAGGCTGAGCTTGCAGGGCTGGATATTCCCTTTATTACCAACCTGGGCCGCAAGGGTGGCTCCAACGTGGCTGCGGCCGTGGTCAACAGCCTGGTCATTATGGCCGGCTCAAAATAG
- a CDS encoding NADH-quinone oxidoreductase subunit NuoK — MSVMTIYHLVAIFLLCLGIFGIAYRRTLVGIVLGIELILNGAGLSIMASAQLTPAPNELGQVGALLVMGIAAAEATLLLAILIVVSRRFKNVEAGKLITMRG; from the coding sequence ATGAGCGTAATGACCATCTACCACCTGGTGGCCATTTTTCTGTTGTGCCTGGGCATTTTCGGCATTGCATACAGAAGGACGCTGGTGGGGATAGTGCTGGGAATAGAGCTGATTCTCAACGGAGCAGGCCTTAGCATCATGGCTTCAGCGCAGTTGACACCGGCCCCCAATGAACTGGGACAGGTGGGTGCCCTGCTGGTTATGGGCATAGCTGCTGCCGAAGCCACTCTTTTACTGGCAATTCTTATTGTTGTGTCCAGACGTTTTAAAAACGTCGAGGCCGGAAAACTGATTACTATGCGAGGATAA
- a CDS encoding NADH-quinone oxidoreductase subunit 5 family protein, with protein sequence MDIQLAWLCLIFPFIGVLVTPFLARISTSVMNFGAVFFSFLAAVCALMLFPLLFSAEALPLESQLVWLHTPITVSFGVLVDPLSIIVANVVAVISFFIMVYCVGYMKGDPGIMRFWMLMNAFIGSMLLLVLANNLIIIFIGWKLVGLCSYGLIGFYYRDEKKYWIGGPEPYSFDTPSACGVKAFIVTSVGDMLMLGGILIMYFYAGTFNVLELYQTAPEWIPEMAATPGMIILVSILLIAGPVGKSAQFPLHEWLPEAMSGPGPVSALIHAATMVKSGVFLIARFIPIFYYGYWTAGVDEAMYFFLIVAWIGAITAFLAASQGLVALELKKILAYSTVSQIGYMMLALGVAGFSQDLLVKGYAAGTFHLMSHAMFKACLFLCAGTVIHAAHSIYINDMGALRKFLPYTWLFMGLATLSLIGVPPLPGFWSKEAVLLATLESQHIVLFLIVLVSVIFTAFYSTRYFGMMFHGKQSRHIKQELKKPHNHVHEGYFPQTFACGVLAAGIVIFGLMGMRVEYALYGLFETQLVQDLAHSTVLSVPSFDKTLIMVLSIGSVLIGVIPAYMFYIARKWDADAVYENSRVVQLVHAFLWNRWYINAFYNWLFVKGVMGAARAVAEKVEIAVDTAINRLTPSGVFGLSGISVWFDRKGIDGFLDGMAYHVQNSAGGTLSRLQNGRIQDYLALAVIIALLVCGIIWLS encoded by the coding sequence ATGGACATTCAGCTTGCGTGGCTCTGCCTGATCTTTCCCTTCATCGGGGTACTGGTCACCCCGTTTCTGGCCCGCATAAGCACCTCCGTAATGAACTTTGGAGCAGTCTTTTTCTCCTTTCTGGCAGCAGTGTGTGCGCTCATGCTTTTTCCGCTGCTCTTCAGCGCAGAGGCCCTGCCTCTGGAATCGCAGCTTGTCTGGCTGCACACACCCATTACGGTCAGCTTCGGGGTTCTGGTTGATCCTCTAAGCATAATCGTGGCCAATGTGGTGGCCGTGATCAGTTTTTTCATCATGGTCTACTGTGTTGGGTACATGAAGGGCGATCCCGGGATCATGCGCTTCTGGATGCTCATGAATGCCTTTATCGGCAGCATGCTGCTCCTGGTTCTGGCCAACAACCTGATAATCATATTCATCGGCTGGAAGCTTGTTGGGCTTTGCAGTTACGGCCTCATAGGTTTTTACTACCGCGACGAGAAGAAATACTGGATCGGCGGCCCTGAGCCGTATTCCTTCGATACCCCTTCGGCCTGCGGGGTCAAGGCCTTTATCGTCACCAGCGTGGGGGACATGCTCATGCTGGGGGGCATACTTATCATGTATTTCTATGCCGGGACCTTCAATGTCCTGGAACTGTACCAGACCGCCCCGGAATGGATACCTGAAATGGCTGCCACCCCGGGGATGATCATCCTGGTGAGTATTCTGCTCATTGCCGGTCCAGTGGGCAAATCAGCCCAGTTTCCACTGCATGAATGGCTTCCCGAGGCCATGTCCGGCCCCGGACCGGTATCAGCGCTCATCCACGCCGCCACCATGGTCAAGAGCGGTGTGTTTCTCATCGCCCGCTTCATCCCCATTTTCTATTACGGCTACTGGACAGCAGGTGTGGATGAGGCCATGTACTTTTTTCTTATAGTGGCCTGGATAGGGGCCATAACAGCATTCCTGGCGGCCAGCCAGGGCTTAGTGGCCCTGGAGCTGAAGAAGATTCTGGCCTACTCCACCGTGAGTCAGATAGGATACATGATGCTGGCCCTGGGTGTGGCCGGATTCAGCCAGGATCTGCTGGTCAAGGGATACGCCGCAGGCACGTTTCATCTCATGAGCCACGCCATGTTCAAAGCCTGTCTCTTTCTGTGCGCCGGTACAGTGATCCATGCAGCCCACTCCATCTATATTAATGATATGGGCGCCCTGAGGAAGTTTCTGCCTTACACCTGGCTTTTCATGGGCCTGGCCACCCTTTCACTTATAGGTGTGCCGCCTCTGCCCGGATTCTGGAGCAAGGAGGCCGTACTTCTGGCCACCCTTGAATCCCAGCATATAGTGCTCTTTCTGATAGTGCTGGTATCGGTGATATTCACCGCCTTTTACTCCACGCGCTATTTCGGAATGATGTTTCACGGCAAGCAAAGCAGGCATATCAAACAGGAGCTGAAGAAGCCCCACAACCACGTTCACGAGGGCTACTTTCCCCAGACATTCGCCTGCGGCGTGCTGGCGGCCGGGATTGTCATCTTCGGGCTTATGGGCATGAGGGTGGAATATGCCCTGTACGGACTCTTCGAGACGCAGTTAGTACAGGATCTGGCACACTCCACCGTCTTAAGCGTTCCTTCCTTTGACAAGACTCTTATTATGGTTCTGTCCATAGGCAGCGTGCTCATAGGCGTAATACCGGCCTACATGTTCTACATCGCCAGAAAATGGGATGCAGATGCTGTGTATGAAAACAGCAGGGTGGTACAGCTGGTGCACGCCTTCCTGTGGAACAGATGGTACATCAACGCTTTCTACAACTGGCTCTTTGTAAAGGGAGTAATGGGAGCGGCCAGGGCAGTGGCCGAAAAGGTGGAAATAGCCGTGGACACAGCCATAAACAGGCTGACACCTTCCGGGGTATTCGGCCTGTCCGGCATCTCGGTCTGGTTCGACAGAAAGGGAATTGACGGATTCCTGGACGGTATGGCCTACCATGTTCAAAACAGCGCCGGCGGCACCCTGTCCAGGCTGCAGAACGGCAGGATTCAGGATTACCTGGCCCTGGCAGTGATCATTGCCCTGCTTGTATGCGGCATTATCTGGCTGTCATGA
- a CDS encoding NADH-quinone oxidoreductase subunit N, with translation MLNFNPQLIIPELYMVALLAVLFVQSISDSLKDKIQWVPFAALLGAVLAFFSPSGVEYMFYESYRIDGLSQFFKTIIFLGLAICAANALRVGSLGKANRADYFFFMFISAFGLLLLSSTVELFTIYISLELASFALYILLPFRNKDPRAVEAAIKYVLFGAVATAIGLYGISYILAAQHTTYINELLTLDWSFTNQPMALIGLTMFLLAFLYKLALFPFHFWAPDVYQGASNETAAFAATLPKVGAIVIMVRLMAFNPGMEVKTILAIFAAISMTFGNLVALVQKDVKRLLGYSSVAHAGFIIMGLVAGGAYGLAAASYYALVYMVMNLTLFWIITRISHDGKNVYISDLRGLYSSSPILAFVLAVSAFALVGLPPTAGFIGKLFLFNSAWDAGFYWLVIIAVINTAIAIFYYLNLVRHAYTLDEVVPSRITLSPVGASIAVILALGVLYLGVMPQNIFDFLVQASQGILS, from the coding sequence TTGCTTAACTTCAATCCTCAACTCATAATTCCAGAATTGTACATGGTGGCTTTGCTGGCGGTTTTATTCGTCCAGAGCATAAGCGACAGTCTGAAGGACAAAATCCAGTGGGTGCCCTTTGCTGCCTTGCTTGGGGCTGTCCTGGCCTTCTTTTCCCCTTCGGGCGTAGAGTACATGTTTTATGAATCATACCGAATCGACGGCTTGTCCCAGTTCTTCAAGACCATAATCTTCCTGGGCCTGGCCATCTGCGCGGCCAATGCACTGCGGGTGGGATCCCTGGGCAAAGCCAACAGGGCTGACTACTTTTTCTTCATGTTTATAAGCGCCTTTGGCCTGCTTTTATTGTCCAGCACGGTAGAGCTGTTTACAATCTACATCTCTCTGGAACTGGCCTCCTTTGCCCTGTATATTCTGCTGCCATTCAGAAACAAGGATCCAAGAGCAGTTGAAGCGGCCATTAAGTATGTGCTCTTTGGTGCCGTGGCTACTGCCATCGGGCTATACGGCATATCCTATATACTTGCAGCCCAGCACACCACTTACATCAACGAACTGCTGACTCTGGACTGGTCTTTTACCAATCAGCCCATGGCCCTCATCGGGTTGACCATGTTCCTGCTGGCCTTTCTGTATAAGCTGGCCCTGTTCCCCTTCCATTTCTGGGCCCCGGATGTATATCAGGGTGCAAGCAACGAAACGGCAGCTTTTGCAGCCACTCTGCCCAAGGTAGGGGCCATTGTCATCATGGTCCGGCTCATGGCCTTTAATCCCGGTATGGAAGTAAAGACCATCCTGGCTATTTTCGCCGCTATCTCAATGACTTTCGGTAATCTGGTTGCCCTTGTTCAAAAGGATGTCAAACGTCTTCTGGGGTATTCAAGCGTTGCCCACGCAGGGTTTATCATCATGGGACTTGTTGCCGGCGGGGCATACGGTCTGGCTGCGGCATCCTATTATGCCCTGGTGTATATGGTCATGAACCTGACCCTGTTCTGGATCATCACCCGCATTTCCCATGACGGCAAAAATGTATACATAAGCGATCTGCGCGGGCTTTATTCCAGCTCGCCCATACTGGCCTTTGTCCTGGCGGTTTCAGCTTTTGCCCTGGTGGGACTGCCTCCCACAGCAGGATTTATAGGCAAGCTGTTTCTATTCAACTCCGCCTGGGATGCAGGTTTTTACTGGCTGGTTATTATAGCGGTCATCAATACAGCTATTGCTATCTTTTACTACCTGAACCTGGTACGCCATGCTTATACCCTGGACGAGGTGGTGCCCTCCAGGATCACCCTCAGTCCCGTGGGAGCTTCCATAGCAGTGATACTGGCCCTGGGAGTGCTTTATCTCGGTGTTATGCCTCAGAATATATTCGACTTCCTGGTCCAGGCCAGTCAGGGAATTTTGTCCTGA
- the cbiD gene encoding cobalt-precorrin-5B (C(1))-methyltransferase CbiD, whose translation MSRKKARRLRSGFTTGTAAAASTMAAAGLLLQGTCPGQVRVRLITGDDLEIPVHACGIDCKDFAWCSVIKDAGDDPDVTNKAEIGARVSRLENTDEISICAGEGVGHITKPGLELAPGEPAINPGPRHMIRENLEKVLQETGVQHGLQVEVFVPRGEEIARRTLNHRLGITGGISILGTTGVVRPMSHAAYIATIDSALSVARACGLDRVVCTTGRRSERFAQEIFPELAEEGFVQIGDYFAESMKRAARKGHKEAILVVFFGKAVKMAQGAPHTHAARSRLALEDLGRMVLEICSAAELSQRVAGANTAREAFFMLQDECPEIFERVVQLMAEQARAFAGGGINVRAVLLDFEGRVTADSSGALKQISTREMA comes from the coding sequence ATGAGTAGAAAGAAAGCGCGCCGTCTGCGAAGCGGATTCACCACGGGCACGGCTGCTGCAGCTTCGACTATGGCTGCGGCAGGTCTTCTGCTGCAGGGTACATGTCCAGGGCAGGTCCGGGTGCGGCTTATTACCGGGGATGATCTGGAAATCCCGGTACATGCCTGCGGGATAGACTGCAAAGACTTTGCCTGGTGCTCGGTGATAAAGGATGCAGGGGATGACCCCGACGTGACCAACAAAGCCGAGATTGGGGCCAGGGTAAGCAGGCTGGAAAACACCGATGAAATATCCATCTGCGCCGGTGAGGGAGTCGGGCACATCACCAAGCCCGGCCTGGAGCTTGCGCCGGGGGAGCCGGCCATCAATCCTGGCCCCAGGCACATGATCCGGGAGAACCTGGAGAAAGTGCTTCAAGAGACGGGTGTTCAACATGGCCTGCAGGTGGAGGTGTTTGTACCCCGGGGTGAAGAAATTGCCAGAAGGACCCTTAATCACAGGCTGGGCATAACAGGCGGCATTTCCATCCTGGGCACCACCGGTGTGGTCCGGCCCATGTCTCATGCAGCCTACATAGCCACCATTGATTCAGCTCTTTCGGTGGCCCGGGCCTGCGGTCTGGACAGGGTGGTGTGCACCACGGGCCGAAGGTCGGAGCGCTTTGCCCAGGAAATTTTTCCGGAACTGGCAGAGGAAGGCTTTGTCCAGATCGGGGATTATTTTGCAGAAAGCATGAAGCGGGCCGCACGTAAAGGACACAAAGAAGCCATCCTGGTGGTATTTTTCGGCAAGGCGGTGAAGATGGCCCAGGGCGCGCCCCATACCCATGCGGCCAGATCGCGCCTGGCCCTGGAAGATCTTGGCCGGATGGTGCTGGAGATATGCAGTGCTGCAGAATTGTCCCAAAGGGTGGCCGGTGCCAATACAGCGAGAGAGGCTTTTTTTATGCTCCAGGATGAATGCCCGGAAATTTTTGAAAGGGTTGTGCAGTTAATGGCAGAGCAGGCCCGGGCCTTTGCCGGCGGGGGGATAAATGTGCGGGCGGTGCTTCTGGATTTTGAAGGCCGGGTGACAGCAGACAGCAGCGGCGCACTGAAGCAGATAAGTACCCGGGAGATGGCATGA
- a CDS encoding NADH-quinone oxidoreductase subunit M → MIPSILLQIIFVPALVALVILLFRFQLGMKAGWVAVAGLAYTTFLLLLAFFEVYKGTPITETYQILKSPEISITLVADGLSIAVAFICNLLCLALGTYSIKYIYHRIEVLYPDTIGNRGEISWYACFYYLFLFFPVGFMGVSFASDLVLMYFFLEVLTLFLFFLMAYFGYYERVWVAIICTVWGIFSALFFLAGVALIYSQTGSLQIEQIHTMSGDPLAFWAILLVLVGMIAKLAIVPLHVWMPWVHAEHPTCIAGLLAVYANIAAYIIVRMLVLPLWEDFQVFGPYIMVLAVITMIYGSLLTLAQRDMKRIPACSTISQSAYSMLGIGALTAASIEGGLFFFLSHIMGKTVFFSACGLVVYMTHIRNVKYLGGLGAKMPITALVFLSGGMMLAGIPPFSSFAAEVVMFAGIFERGDTFGLVIGIIGLLAILLSISYAVHFTRIIFFGPLPEKLANDDHIKDPPWVMLAPLIVIILFSAFLGLYPTLVMELFEPVISTAIANM, encoded by the coding sequence ATGATTCCCTCAATACTACTACAGATAATCTTTGTCCCGGCACTGGTGGCCCTGGTGATCCTGCTCTTCAGGTTCCAGCTGGGCATGAAAGCCGGATGGGTGGCTGTAGCTGGACTTGCATACACCACTTTTCTTTTGCTTCTGGCTTTTTTTGAGGTTTACAAAGGCACCCCCATTACGGAGACCTACCAGATCCTCAAGAGCCCGGAGATCAGCATTACCCTGGTTGCTGACGGATTAAGCATAGCCGTGGCCTTTATCTGTAACCTGCTGTGCCTGGCCCTGGGCACTTACTCCATCAAATACATATATCACCGCATCGAGGTCCTGTATCCCGACACCATAGGAAACAGGGGCGAGATCAGCTGGTACGCATGCTTTTACTACCTTTTCCTTTTCTTTCCCGTGGGTTTTATGGGGGTCAGTTTCGCAAGTGACCTGGTGCTCATGTATTTTTTCCTGGAAGTTCTCACCCTGTTCCTGTTTTTCCTCATGGCCTATTTCGGCTATTATGAGCGGGTCTGGGTGGCCATTATATGTACCGTGTGGGGTATTTTTTCCGCACTCTTCTTTCTGGCCGGAGTCGCCTTAATCTACTCTCAGACCGGTTCCTTGCAGATTGAGCAGATACATACCATGTCCGGTGATCCCCTGGCCTTCTGGGCGATACTGCTGGTGCTGGTGGGAATGATCGCCAAGCTGGCCATTGTCCCCCTGCATGTCTGGATGCCCTGGGTCCATGCGGAACATCCTACCTGTATAGCCGGACTTCTGGCAGTATATGCCAATATAGCCGCCTACATTATTGTGCGCATGCTTGTGCTCCCGCTCTGGGAAGACTTTCAGGTATTCGGTCCCTATATCATGGTCCTGGCTGTCATCACCATGATTTACGGCTCCCTGCTGACCCTGGCCCAGAGGGACATGAAGCGTATCCCGGCCTGTTCCACCATCAGTCAGAGTGCTTATTCCATGCTGGGTATAGGTGCCCTGACCGCTGCAAGCATCGAGGGCGGGCTGTTTTTCTTCCTGAGTCATATTATGGGCAAGACGGTCTTCTTTTCCGCCTGCGGGCTTGTGGTGTACATGACTCACATCAGAAATGTTAAATACCTTGGCGGGCTGGGCGCCAAGATGCCCATTACAGCCCTGGTTTTTCTAAGCGGCGGCATGATGCTGGCCGGCATACCACCGTTCAGCAGTTTTGCAGCGGAAGTGGTCATGTTTGCCGGAATATTCGAGCGCGGTGACACTTTCGGCTTAGTCATCGGTATTATCGGGCTTCTGGCCATTTTACTCAGTATTTCCTATGCCGTGCATTTCACCAGGATCATATTTTTCGGGCCACTGCCTGAAAAACTGGCCAATGATGATCATATCAAGGATCCGCCCTGGGTCATGCTGGCTCCCTTAATTGTCATAATCCTGTTTTCGGCGTTTCTCGGGCTGTATCCGACCCTGGTCATGGAACTCTTTGAGCCGGTGATCAGCACGGCAATAGCTAACATGTAA
- a CDS encoding 4Fe-4S binding protein: protein MIVKSLSETLSGMWSLLVGMKVTAVNFKSPQITVHYPRQVTNLDGYRGHIELVPSDEDPTKSKCIACSNCVRICPGACISLKASKPKKKAAEEKKAAPGTETETQPEGKKEAPPKKAKPELQSFVLDYNYCCLCGLCVESCPSGALRYSSDVYVAGFTRQEFVYDLLSRLQYQAQKKEQ from the coding sequence ATGATAGTCAAAAGCTTGAGCGAAACCCTGTCGGGCATGTGGAGCCTTCTGGTGGGGATGAAGGTGACTGCGGTCAACTTCAAGTCTCCCCAGATAACCGTCCATTACCCGCGTCAGGTTACCAACCTGGATGGCTACCGTGGGCATATAGAGCTTGTTCCAAGCGATGAAGATCCCACGAAGTCCAAGTGCATAGCCTGCAGCAACTGCGTGCGCATCTGCCCCGGTGCCTGCATTTCCCTCAAGGCCAGCAAGCCCAAGAAGAAGGCGGCGGAGGAAAAGAAGGCGGCTCCGGGGACCGAAACTGAGACTCAGCCCGAGGGCAAAAAAGAAGCTCCGCCCAAAAAGGCCAAGCCTGAACTGCAGTCCTTTGTTCTGGACTACAATTATTGCTGCCTTTGTGGTCTGTGTGTTGAGAGCTGCCCTTCCGGGGCCTTGAGGTACTCCAGCGACGTCTATGTAGCCGGATTCACCAGGCAGGAGTTTGTCTACGACCTGCTGTCCAGACTGCAATATCAGGCTCAGAAAAAGGAGCAGTAA
- a CDS encoding complex I subunit 4 family protein, whose translation MLNTGFPVLSALIFFPLIAAVVLFFLRGDSNIRLFTLVVSLIECVLVVPILLGFDTTTANFQFVEKHAWIEAWNIYYYLGIDGISVLMVLLTVLLLPICVLCSWKYIGQRVKEFHFCLLLMTTACIGIFSALDFILFYIFWEAMLIPMYLMIAVWGGPQRRYASLKFFLYTLAGSTLFLAAIVAFFINTGTFSIPELMEHRYAFQFQLWTFLAMALAFAIKVPLYPFHTWLPAAHVEAPTAGSVLLASILLKMGTYGFLRFCLPITPAASEFFAPLMIALALISIIVGSLLAIGQSDMKKLIAYSSVAHMGFVTLGIFVFAFRGVEGAIMHMVNHGIITGAMFLLVGLIYERSHSRELSENMGVSKYLPAYTGFLLLFGLAAFGFPGTNGFFSKLLVLLGVFEASYILGVLFVIGLILGLVYLLRLLLNVGWGSPSSVKGWTDMNTREWVYLVPLGLLVIYLGVAPGRALSFISPSIENLLDNFHAEKDIRVEPVPEPAPEIVSGMVLELEASSGEFVQVTHSDAVFNRFDHQDFK comes from the coding sequence ATGCTTAACACAGGTTTTCCCGTGCTCAGCGCTTTGATATTTTTTCCGCTCATAGCCGCGGTAGTGCTCTTCTTTCTCAGGGGAGACAGTAATATCAGACTTTTTACATTGGTTGTGAGTCTTATTGAATGCGTGCTGGTCGTTCCTATACTGCTGGGCTTCGACACCACGACCGCCAATTTTCAATTCGTGGAAAAACATGCCTGGATAGAGGCCTGGAATATTTATTACTACCTCGGCATTGACGGGATCAGCGTGCTCATGGTGCTGCTTACAGTGCTGCTTCTGCCCATATGCGTGCTTTGTTCCTGGAAGTACATAGGGCAGAGGGTCAAGGAGTTTCATTTCTGTCTTCTGCTCATGACCACGGCCTGCATAGGTATCTTCAGCGCCCTGGATTTCATTCTCTTCTACATTTTCTGGGAAGCCATGCTCATACCCATGTATCTCATGATCGCCGTCTGGGGAGGTCCCCAGAGGCGTTATGCCTCCCTTAAATTCTTTTTATACACCCTGGCCGGCAGTACTTTGTTTCTGGCTGCCATAGTGGCCTTTTTCATCAATACAGGCACCTTCTCCATCCCTGAACTCATGGAGCACAGGTATGCCTTCCAGTTCCAGCTCTGGACCTTTCTGGCCATGGCCCTGGCCTTTGCCATCAAGGTCCCGCTTTACCCGTTTCACACCTGGCTGCCTGCAGCACACGTAGAAGCGCCTACAGCGGGCAGTGTTCTTCTGGCCTCCATTCTGCTCAAGATGGGAACATACGGCTTTCTGCGCTTCTGTCTGCCCATTACGCCGGCTGCCAGTGAGTTTTTTGCACCGCTCATGATTGCTCTGGCCCTGATTTCCATAATTGTCGGCTCTTTGCTGGCCATTGGTCAGTCGGACATGAAAAAGCTCATTGCCTATTCTTCAGTCGCCCATATGGGGTTTGTCACCCTGGGCATCTTTGTCTTCGCCTTCAGAGGCGTTGAAGGTGCAATCATGCACATGGTCAATCACGGCATAATCACGGGGGCCATGTTTCTGCTTGTGGGCCTTATCTATGAGCGCAGCCACAGCCGTGAACTCTCAGAAAATATGGGGGTGAGCAAGTATCTTCCTGCTTATACGGGATTTTTATTGCTCTTTGGCCTGGCTGCTTTCGGTTTTCCCGGCACCAACGGGTTTTTCAGCAAGTTGCTGGTACTCCTTGGAGTCTTTGAGGCCAGCTATATACTTGGGGTGCTCTTTGTAATCGGCCTCATCCTCGGACTGGTCTATCTCCTGCGCCTGCTCCTCAATGTCGGCTGGGGCAGTCCCAGCAGCGTCAAGGGCTGGACGGACATGAACACCAGGGAGTGGGTCTATCTTGTACCCCTGGGCCTGCTGGTCATATACCTGGGTGTTGCGCCGGGACGGGCTCTGAGTTTTATCAGTCCGTCCATAGAAAACCTCCTGGATAATTTTCACGCTGAGAAGGACATCAGGGTAGAACCGGTACCGGAGCCAGCTCCGGAAATAGTATCCGGCATGGTGCTGGAGCTTGAAGCATCAAGCGGAGAGTTTGTTCAGGTTACACATTCAGATGCTGTTTTTAACAGGTTTGATCACCAGGATTTTAAATAG